The following proteins come from a genomic window of Populus nigra chromosome 6, ddPopNigr1.1, whole genome shotgun sequence:
- the LOC133696702 gene encoding peroxisomal adenine nucleotide carrier 1-like: protein MAFDLESLSEATSGAIGALVSTTISYPLDTCKTKYQAEVRAHHQQKYRNISDVFWEAIASRQVLSLYQGLGTKNLQSFISQFVYFYGYSFFKRLYLEKSRNKTIGTKANLIVAAAAGACTVIVTQPLDTASSKMQTSEFGKSRGLWKTLSEGTWSEAFDGLGISLLLTSNPSIQYTVFDQLKRRLLERQLSKRSSIESSPEALSAFSAFVLGAVSKCIATCVTYPAIRCKVTLQAAESDESEAEEVQAKTKTISGALYSIWKNEGAAGFFKGLLAQNLKTVLSSALLLMIKEKISKITWFLMLALKRYLFVTRSRIKSTLLR from the exons ATGGCCTTTGATTTGGAGTCTTTGTCAGAGGCAACATCAGGGGCAATTGGTGCTCTGGTTAGCACCACTATATCGTACCCACTTGACACCTGCAAGACCAAATATCAAGCTGAGGTTAGAGCTCATCATCAACAAAAGTATAG GAACATATCTGATGTTTTCTGGGAGGCAATTGCTTCCAGGCAGGTTCTTTCATTGTATCAAGGCCTTGGGACGAAGAACTTGCAGTCTTTTATTTCACAATTTGTATATTTCTACGGGTACAGCTTCTTTAAGCGGTTATATTTGGAGAAAAGTAGGAACAAAACCATTGGAACAAAGGCAAATTTGATagtggctgctgctgctggggCTTGCACTGTCATAGTGACACAG CCCCTGGATACAGCATCCTCTAAAATGCAAACAAGTGAATTTGGAAAATCCAGAGGACTTTGGAAAACCCTCTCGGAGGGCACTTGGAGTGAGGCATTTGATGGTCTTGGCATATCTCTTCTTCTGACATCAAACCCATCAATCCAG TACACAGTTTTTGATCAGTTGAAACGAAGACTACTGGAGCGGCAGCTCAGCAAAAGATCAAGCATAGAATCATCTCCAGAAGCACTCTCTGCCTTTTCTGCTTTTGTATTGGGTGCAGTTTCAAAGTGCATTGCGACGTGTGTCACATACCCAGCTATCAG ATGTAAAGTGACGCTTCAGGCTGCGGAATCAGATGAAAGTGAGGCTGAGGAAGTTCAAGCAAAAACCAAGACAATTTCAGGTGCACTCTATTCTATTTGGAAAAATGAAGGTGCGGCAGGTTTCTTCAAAGGGTTGCTGGCCCAGAACCTGAAGACTGTGCTGAGCTCAGCATTGCTCTTGATGATAAAGGAGAAGATATCAAAGATTACATGGTTCCTGATGCTTGCACTTAAAAGGTATCTGTTTGTCACACGCAGCAGAATCAAGAGCACTTTATTGCGGTGA